A stretch of Methylogaea oryzae DNA encodes these proteins:
- the argF gene encoding ornithine carbamoyltransferase, protein MKPRHLISLFDLSSDEFRLLLRRAIELKHQTGIYEPLKNKTLGMIFEKSSTRTRISFEVAMTQFGGNAIFLSPRDTQLGRGEPIEDSARVMSRMVDGIMLRTFRHDTVETFARHSRVPVINGLTDLMHPCQVLADMQTYFEQRGDIRGKTVAWIGDGNNMCNSYMEAAVLLDFKLRVACPEGYEPDAAIAAKAGGHVEILRDPKSAAAGADLLVTDVWASMGQEEEQEKRRLAFADYQVDAALMRLAAPDAIFMHCLPAHRGEEVSAEVIDGPQSVVWDEAENRLHAQKALLEFLLAPTAA, encoded by the coding sequence ATGAAGCCAAGACACCTCATCAGCTTATTCGACCTGAGCAGCGACGAATTCCGCCTCCTGCTGCGCCGCGCCATCGAACTGAAGCACCAAACCGGCATCTACGAGCCGCTGAAGAACAAAACCCTGGGGATGATTTTCGAAAAGTCCTCCACCCGCACGCGCATCTCCTTCGAAGTGGCCATGACGCAGTTCGGCGGCAACGCCATCTTCCTGTCACCGCGCGACACCCAGCTGGGCCGCGGCGAACCTATCGAAGACAGCGCCCGCGTCATGTCGCGCATGGTGGACGGCATCATGCTGCGCACCTTCCGCCACGACACGGTGGAAACCTTCGCCCGCCATTCGCGCGTGCCGGTCATCAACGGCCTCACCGACTTGATGCATCCCTGCCAGGTGCTGGCCGACATGCAGACTTACTTCGAACAACGCGGCGACATCCGCGGCAAAACCGTGGCGTGGATCGGCGACGGCAACAATATGTGCAACTCCTATATGGAAGCCGCCGTATTGCTGGACTTCAAGCTGCGCGTCGCCTGCCCGGAAGGCTACGAGCCGGACGCGGCCATCGCCGCCAAAGCCGGCGGCCACGTGGAAATCCTGCGCGATCCCAAGAGCGCCGCCGCCGGCGCGGACCTGCTGGTCACCGACGTCTGGGCCAGCATGGGCCAGGAGGAAGAACAGGAAAAGCGCCGACTGGCTTTCGCCGACTACCAAGTGGACGCCGCTCTCATGCGGTTGGCGGCGCCCGACGCCATCTTCATGCACTGCCTGCCGGCCCATCGCGGCGAGGAAGTGAGCGCGGAAGTCATCGACGGCCCGCAAAGCGTGGTATGGGACGAAGCGGAAAATCGTCTGCACGCGCAAAAGGCCTTGCTGGAATTCCTGCTGGCGCCGACGGCAGCCTGA
- a CDS encoding TIGR04211 family SH3 domain-containing protein, whose amino-acid sequence MRKLILAACLLIPFASATADETAYVSDKLEAQLRSGPSLQNKIVRVLHSGVKLTVLEEDKEAGYTHVVSESGADGWILTRHITSQPLARAQLQDTTQKLDSLTQENKQLHAELDSLKKQIGDTNNAKEEAIAQMQRLNNETAQIRQASAGSVALLEERNQLLEKTAALENELENLRREKETLAEKDSQDWFMKGAGVLLGGILLGFILPKLSGGRRRGWDSF is encoded by the coding sequence GTGAGAAAGCTGATCCTCGCAGCCTGCCTGCTTATCCCCTTCGCCTCCGCGACGGCCGACGAAACCGCCTACGTCAGCGACAAGCTGGAAGCCCAATTGCGCAGCGGCCCCAGCCTGCAGAACAAGATCGTCCGCGTGCTCCATTCCGGCGTAAAGCTCACCGTGCTGGAAGAGGACAAGGAAGCGGGCTACACCCACGTCGTATCCGAGAGCGGCGCCGACGGCTGGATACTCACCCGCCACATCACTTCCCAACCGCTGGCCCGCGCCCAATTGCAGGACACCACGCAAAAGCTGGATAGCCTGACCCAGGAAAACAAGCAGTTGCACGCAGAGTTGGACAGCCTGAAAAAGCAGATCGGCGACACCAACAACGCCAAGGAAGAGGCCATCGCGCAAATGCAGCGCCTGAACAACGAAACGGCGCAGATCCGCCAGGCCTCGGCCGGCAGCGTAGCGCTGCTGGAAGAGCGCAACCAATTGCTGGAAAAAACCGCCGCGCTGGAAAACGAGCTGGAAAACCTGCGCCGGGAAAAAGAAACCCTGGCGGAGAAAGACTCCCAAGACTGGTTTATGAAAGGGGCCGGCGTCCTGCTCGGCGGCATCCTGCTCGGCTTCATCCTACCCAAACTGTCCGGCGGCAGACGCCGAGGCTGGGACAGCTTCTAA
- the ilvD gene encoding dihydroxy-acid dehydratase, producing MSNDDQTRTYSAQVVDGMERAPSRAMLHAVGFTDADFKKPQIGVASTWSMVTPCNMHIDKLALEAAKGVDGHGGKAVVFGTITISDGISMGTEGMKYSLVSREVIADSIETVVGCQGFDGVVAIGGCDKNMPGCMIGIARLNRPSVFVYGGTILTGCHGDKKLDIVSVFEAVGARANDKIDDGELHAIESKAIPGPGSCGGMYTANTMASAIEALGMSLPGSSAQAAVSTDKLLDCERAGAAVLELLKKNIRPRDIMTKKAFENAITVVIALGGSTNAVLHLLAMADACGVDLALDDFNRIGARVPMLADLKPSGRYAMAELVEIGGIQPLMKELLKADLLHGDCLTVTGKTLAENLAEAPDYPAGQDMIRPLSDPIKKDSHLVILRGNLSPEGSVAKITGKEGLKFTGSARVFDCEEEALQRILDGTVTKGDVIVIRYEGPKGGPGMREMLSPTSAVMGKGLGKEVALITDGRFSGGTHGFVVGHITPEAYTGGPLAVVRNGDQITIDAETRELTLHVDSGEIAARLAQWQKPAPRYTKGVLAKYAKLASSASEGAVTDKDLGEL from the coding sequence ATGAGCAACGACGACCAAACCCGCACTTATTCCGCCCAAGTGGTGGACGGCATGGAGCGCGCCCCCAGCCGCGCCATGTTGCACGCCGTGGGCTTCACCGACGCGGACTTCAAGAAACCGCAGATCGGCGTGGCCTCCACCTGGAGCATGGTCACCCCCTGCAATATGCACATCGACAAGCTGGCGCTGGAAGCGGCCAAGGGCGTGGACGGCCACGGCGGCAAGGCGGTGGTGTTCGGCACCATCACCATCTCCGACGGCATCTCCATGGGCACCGAAGGCATGAAGTACTCCCTGGTGTCGCGGGAAGTGATCGCCGACTCCATCGAAACCGTGGTGGGCTGCCAGGGCTTCGACGGCGTGGTGGCCATCGGCGGCTGCGACAAGAACATGCCCGGCTGCATGATCGGCATCGCGCGCCTCAACCGTCCTTCGGTGTTCGTTTACGGCGGCACGATTCTGACCGGCTGCCACGGCGACAAAAAGCTGGACATCGTTTCCGTGTTCGAGGCCGTCGGCGCGCGCGCCAACGACAAGATCGACGACGGCGAGCTGCACGCCATCGAATCCAAGGCCATCCCCGGCCCCGGCTCCTGCGGCGGCATGTACACCGCCAACACCATGGCCTCGGCCATCGAAGCCTTGGGCATGAGCCTGCCCGGCTCCTCCGCGCAAGCCGCCGTGTCCACCGACAAGCTGCTGGACTGCGAACGGGCCGGCGCCGCCGTGCTGGAGTTGCTGAAAAAGAACATCCGCCCGCGCGACATCATGACCAAAAAGGCGTTCGAAAACGCCATCACCGTGGTGATCGCCTTAGGCGGCTCCACCAACGCCGTGCTGCACCTGTTGGCCATGGCCGACGCCTGCGGCGTGGACCTCGCCCTGGACGACTTCAACCGCATCGGCGCCCGCGTGCCCATGCTGGCCGACCTGAAGCCTTCCGGCCGCTACGCCATGGCGGAACTGGTGGAAATCGGCGGCATCCAGCCCTTGATGAAAGAGCTGTTGAAGGCCGACCTGCTGCACGGCGACTGCCTCACCGTCACCGGCAAGACCCTGGCGGAGAACCTGGCGGAAGCGCCGGATTACCCGGCCGGCCAGGACATGATCCGGCCCCTGTCCGACCCGATCAAGAAAGACAGCCACCTGGTGATCCTGCGCGGCAACCTATCGCCGGAAGGCTCGGTGGCGAAGATCACCGGCAAGGAAGGCCTCAAGTTCACCGGCTCCGCCCGCGTGTTCGATTGCGAGGAAGAAGCCCTGCAGCGCATCCTGGACGGCACGGTGACCAAGGGCGACGTCATCGTCATCCGCTACGAAGGCCCCAAGGGCGGCCCCGGCATGCGGGAAATGCTCTCCCCCACCTCCGCCGTCATGGGCAAAGGCCTGGGCAAGGAAGTCGCCCTCATCACCGACGGCCGCTTCTCCGGCGGCACCCACGGCTTCGTGGTCGGCCACATCACCCCGGAAGCCTACACCGGCGGCCCGCTGGCCGTGGTGCGCAACGGCGACCAGATCACCATCGACGCCGAAACCCGCGAGCTGACCCTGCACGTGGACAGCGGCGAAATCGCCGCCCGCCTGGCCCAATGGCAAAAGCCCGCCCCGCGCTACACCAAGGGCGTGCTGGCGAAATACGCCAAGCTGGCCAGCTCGGCTTCGGAAGGCGCCGTGACGGATAAGGATTTGGGCGAACTGTAA
- a CDS encoding chemotaxis protein CheV: MVGLLDGIDKRTNLAGHNRIELLLFRLENGQRFGINVFKVQEAIQCPVFTQVPRSHSVVCGIANLRGKTVSIIDLSMAVGGAPHPRDGSGYVIITEYNRSTHGFLVASVEQIIHLEWSQIYPAPKGVGAGSYMTAVTQYNKELVEIVDVEKVLTEVIGVDEHLSDSLVVDSPAEAHHVLVVDDSSVARHQVKQVLDALKVTCTLAKDGQEAWEQLQAWLKEGKDLPSYLSLVISDIEMPRMDGYTLTTRMRADPRTADLYILLHSSLSGVFNQSMVEKVGADKFLAKFVPDELATLVKDCLTEHRSHSTASAA, encoded by the coding sequence ATGGTTGGATTACTCGACGGCATCGATAAGCGCACCAATCTTGCCGGCCATAACCGTATCGAGTTGCTGCTATTCCGTTTGGAAAACGGCCAGCGCTTCGGAATCAACGTCTTCAAGGTACAGGAGGCGATTCAGTGCCCGGTGTTCACCCAGGTTCCCCGCTCCCACTCGGTGGTTTGCGGTATTGCCAATTTACGCGGCAAGACGGTGTCCATCATCGATTTGTCCATGGCTGTCGGTGGCGCTCCCCATCCGCGGGACGGCAGCGGCTACGTCATCATCACCGAATACAACCGTTCCACGCATGGGTTCCTGGTCGCTTCGGTGGAGCAAATCATCCATTTGGAATGGAGCCAGATATATCCGGCCCCGAAGGGCGTGGGGGCCGGCAGTTATATGACGGCGGTGACCCAATACAACAAGGAGTTGGTGGAAATCGTCGACGTGGAGAAGGTGCTGACGGAAGTCATCGGCGTGGATGAGCATCTGTCCGATAGCTTGGTGGTGGACAGCCCGGCTGAGGCGCACCACGTGCTGGTGGTGGACGACTCCAGCGTCGCCCGCCATCAAGTCAAGCAGGTGCTGGATGCGCTAAAAGTCACCTGCACCCTGGCCAAGGATGGACAGGAGGCGTGGGAGCAGTTGCAAGCCTGGCTGAAAGAAGGCAAGGATTTGCCCTCATACTTGTCGTTGGTGATCTCGGACATCGAAATGCCGCGCATGGATGGATACACGCTGACCACCCGCATGCGCGCCGATCCCCGTACGGCGGACTTGTACATTTTGCTGCATAGCTCCCTGAGCGGGGTTTTCAACCAGTCCATGGTGGAGAAGGTCGGCGCCGACAAATTCCTGGCCAAATTCGTGCCGGACGAGTTGGCTACTTTGGTCAAGGATTGCTTGACGGAACACCGCAGCCATTCCACGGCGTCGGCGGCTTAG
- the hpnR gene encoding hopanoid C-3 methylase HpnR translates to MKVFCVHPSPLMYTKVFLRLEPLGLELVAAALRSAGHEIRLMDLQVESHDDFQRELDAWKPDVVCFSLNYLANVPEVVDLAKAAKTRLPECFTFVGGHSASFVAGALLEHGEGLLDCVLRGEGEAAAPLLLETLANGGDLTTVPGALTLDGEGPPPSFIESLEDHLPARDLVKHRRKYFLGTLDPCASIEFSRGCPWDCNFCSAWTFYGRSYRVMSTERIMEDMRRIKEPGVFIVDDVAFIQGQRGMEIGEAIARAGIKKNYYLETRGDVLLRNKEVFQLWRKLGMEYMFLGIEAIDAEGLQKFRKRVSLGKNFEALEFARSLDIAVAINIIADPDWDKERFEVIRQWCMEIPEIVNISVNTPYPGTESWHTEARKLTTRDYRLFDIQHAVLPTKLPLHEFYGELVKTQQVLFKKHMGWAAVRDTMKILGGHLLHGQTNFLRSLWKFNSVFNPELQLADHRQPVKYEIPLPPPAAEHKIDAKSLYVHKNLGRKSRALDDATEQFVDEGRLACDAVPSN, encoded by the coding sequence ATGAAGGTTTTTTGCGTCCACCCCAGCCCTCTGATGTACACCAAGGTGTTCCTGCGGCTGGAACCCCTGGGCCTCGAATTGGTGGCTGCGGCCCTGCGCAGCGCCGGCCATGAAATCCGACTGATGGACTTGCAAGTGGAATCCCACGACGATTTCCAGCGCGAATTGGACGCCTGGAAACCCGACGTCGTCTGTTTTTCCCTCAATTACCTGGCCAACGTGCCGGAAGTGGTGGACTTGGCCAAAGCCGCCAAGACCCGGCTGCCGGAATGCTTCACCTTTGTCGGCGGCCATAGCGCCTCTTTCGTCGCCGGCGCGTTGTTGGAACACGGCGAAGGCCTGCTCGATTGCGTGCTGCGCGGCGAAGGCGAGGCGGCAGCACCGCTGCTGCTCGAAACGCTGGCCAACGGCGGCGATTTGACGACGGTGCCCGGCGCGCTGACCCTGGACGGCGAAGGCCCGCCGCCCAGCTTCATCGAAAGCCTGGAAGACCACCTGCCGGCTCGCGACCTGGTCAAGCACCGGCGCAAGTATTTCCTCGGCACCCTCGACCCCTGCGCCTCCATCGAATTCAGCCGCGGCTGCCCGTGGGACTGCAACTTCTGCAGCGCCTGGACCTTCTACGGCCGTAGCTACCGCGTGATGAGCACCGAGCGGATCATGGAGGACATGCGCCGAATCAAGGAGCCGGGGGTTTTCATCGTTGACGATGTGGCCTTCATCCAAGGCCAACGCGGCATGGAAATCGGCGAAGCCATCGCCCGCGCCGGCATCAAAAAGAACTACTATCTAGAAACCCGCGGCGACGTGCTGCTGCGCAACAAGGAGGTATTCCAGTTGTGGCGCAAACTGGGCATGGAATACATGTTCCTGGGCATAGAGGCCATCGACGCCGAAGGGCTGCAGAAATTCCGCAAGCGCGTCAGCCTGGGCAAGAACTTCGAAGCGCTGGAATTCGCCCGCTCGCTGGACATTGCCGTCGCCATCAACATCATCGCCGACCCGGACTGGGACAAGGAACGCTTCGAGGTGATCCGCCAGTGGTGCATGGAGATCCCGGAAATCGTCAACATCAGCGTCAACACGCCTTACCCCGGCACGGAAAGCTGGCATACCGAAGCGCGCAAGCTGACCACCCGCGACTACCGCCTATTCGACATCCAGCACGCGGTGCTGCCCACCAAGCTGCCCCTGCACGAGTTCTACGGGGAATTGGTGAAAACCCAACAAGTGCTGTTCAAGAAACACATGGGCTGGGCAGCGGTGCGCGACACCATGAAAATCCTCGGCGGTCACTTGCTGCACGGCCAAACCAACTTCCTGCGCAGCCTGTGGAAGTTCAACAGCGTGTTCAACCCGGAACTGCAACTGGCCGACCACCGCCAGCCGGTGAAATACGAAATCCCCTTACCGCCGCCGGCCGCCGAACACAAGATCGACGCCAAGAGCCTCTATGTGCACAAGAATCTGGGCCGCAAAAGCCGCGCCCTAGACGACGCCACGGAACAATTCGTCGACGAGGGACGCCTAGCCTGCGACGCGGTGCCGTCAAACTAA
- a CDS encoding nucleoside deaminase, whose amino-acid sequence MNYANLLAVAFEEAQQGFDEGGVPVGAALFDAEGRLLGRGRNRRVQDNDPSVHGETDAFRKAGRQKTYRDKILVTTLAPCWYCSGLIRQFNIGTVVVGESANFAGHLDWLREVGVKVVELNDSACTELMARFIRQSPGIWFEDIGECDCEA is encoded by the coding sequence ATGAATTATGCGAACTTGTTGGCCGTTGCTTTCGAGGAGGCGCAACAGGGATTCGACGAGGGCGGCGTGCCGGTCGGTGCGGCGCTGTTCGACGCCGAAGGCCGCTTGCTCGGCCGCGGCCGCAACCGCCGCGTGCAGGACAACGATCCTTCCGTGCACGGCGAAACCGACGCGTTCCGCAAGGCGGGGCGGCAGAAGACCTACCGCGACAAGATCTTGGTGACGACTTTGGCGCCGTGCTGGTATTGCTCGGGGTTGATCCGGCAGTTCAACATCGGCACCGTGGTGGTGGGCGAATCCGCCAACTTCGCCGGCCATTTGGATTGGCTGCGTGAGGTGGGCGTCAAGGTGGTGGAATTGAACGATTCCGCTTGCACCGAGCTGATGGCGCGCTTTATCCGGCAATCGCCGGGGATCTGGTTCGAGGACATCGGCGAATGCGACTGCGAGGCGTAG
- the lipA gene encoding lipoyl synthase gives MSKASDFPHFSPLSRATPETHERGAAKLSRIPVKVESAPALRKPNWIRVKLAAPEAVGKVRAVLREQGLHSVCEEAACPNLSECFSHGTATFMVLGDICTRRCPFCDVAHGKPKPPDAEEPARLARAVAELGLRYVVVTSVDRDDLRDGGAGHFAACVAALRAAQPSIQVEILTPDFRGRLDAALEALAAAPPDVFNHNLETVPRLYRAVRPGADYQVSLDLLRRFRERMAGVPTKSGLMLGLGETLEEVREVMAHLRAHGCDLLTLGQYLQPSPDHLPVIRYVTPEEFAELAEAARAMGFRDVASGPLVRSSYGAEQLLKGGAG, from the coding sequence ATGTCCAAAGCCAGCGATTTTCCCCATTTTAGTCCTCTGTCCCGCGCCACTCCGGAAACCCACGAGCGGGGCGCTGCCAAGCTGTCGCGTATTCCGGTGAAGGTGGAGTCCGCTCCCGCCTTGCGCAAACCCAACTGGATCCGGGTGAAGCTGGCCGCGCCGGAGGCGGTGGGCAAGGTGCGGGCGGTGCTGCGGGAGCAGGGCCTGCACTCCGTTTGCGAGGAAGCGGCCTGTCCCAATTTGTCCGAATGCTTCAGCCACGGCACGGCGACGTTCATGGTGCTGGGCGATATTTGCACGCGCCGCTGCCCCTTTTGCGACGTGGCCCACGGCAAGCCGAAGCCGCCGGATGCCGAGGAGCCGGCCCGTTTGGCTCGGGCGGTGGCCGAGCTGGGGTTGCGTTACGTGGTGGTGACTTCGGTGGATCGGGACGATTTGCGCGACGGCGGCGCGGGACATTTCGCCGCTTGCGTAGCGGCCTTGCGGGCGGCGCAGCCTTCCATCCAGGTGGAAATCCTCACGCCGGATTTCCGCGGGCGCTTGGACGCGGCGCTGGAGGCTTTGGCCGCCGCGCCGCCGGACGTGTTCAACCACAATCTGGAGACGGTGCCGCGTTTGTACCGCGCGGTGCGGCCGGGTGCGGACTATCAGGTGTCGCTGGATTTGTTGCGACGCTTCCGCGAGAGGATGGCGGGTGTGCCCACCAAGTCGGGCCTGATGCTGGGGTTGGGCGAAACCCTGGAAGAGGTGAGGGAGGTCATGGCCCATTTGCGCGCCCACGGCTGCGATTTGCTTACCCTGGGCCAGTATTTGCAGCCGTCGCCCGATCATTTGCCGGTGATCCGTTACGTGACGCCGGAGGAGTTCGCCGAGCTAGCCGAGGCGGCGCGCGCCATGGGCTTTCGCGACGTGGCCAGCGGCCCGCTGGTGCGCTCTTCCTATGGGGCGGAGCAGTTGCTGAAAGGCGGCGCGGGTTAA